In the genome of Thalassophryne amazonica chromosome 6, fThaAma1.1, whole genome shotgun sequence, the window aaccaggtttctgtaaggcagaataaatcaatatgttgatcaattattatatcatttactaacagggacttagaagagagagacctaatgtttaatagaccacgtttaactgttttagtctgtggtgcagttgaaggtgctatattattttttctttttgaatttttatgcttaaatagatttttgctgattattggtggtctgggagcaggcaccgtctctacggggatggggtaatgaggggatggcagggggagagaagctgcagagaggtgtctaAGACtgctccaaagtgggatggatgccatctctcctaacaagaccaggttttccccagaagctttgccaattatctatgaagcccacctcattttttggacaccactcagacagacagcaattcaaggagaacatgcggctaaacatgtcactcccggtccgattggggaggggcccagagaaaactacagagtccgacattgtttgtgcaaagttacacaccgattcaatgttaattttagtgacctccgattggcgtaaccgggtgtcattactgccgacgtgaattacaatcttaccaaatttacgcttagccttagccagcagtttcaaatttccttcaatgtcgcctgctctggcccccggaagacaactgactatggttgctggtgtcgctaacttcacatttctcaaaacagagtcgccaataaccagaatttgatcctcggcgggtgtgtcgccgggtggggaaaaacggttagaaatgtgaacgggttggcggtgtacacggggcttctgtttagggctacgcttcctcctcacagtcacccagtcggcctgctttcccggctgctcgggatctgccagagggaaactaacggcggctaagctaccttggtctgcactgactacaggggcctggctagctgtagaattttccacggtgcggagccgagtctccaattcgcccagcctggcctccaaagctacgaataagctacacttattacaagtaccattactgctaaaggaggctgaggaataactaaacatttcacacccagagcagaaaagtgcgggagagacaggagaagccgccatgctaaaccggctaagagctagtagctgcgctaagctagcggattcctaaaaacacacaaagtgaataatgtgtaaataatttagaggtgattcagcagagagagtgctttagttaagcatgtgaagattacactgtgaaacaaattgttatccaggtaactagatcaatctaactgcgcagattaaacagctaacagatacagcaaaacaccgctgtgctccggaacaggaagtgatacaataccgcagtgagagccaaccaccagtagaggcaagcaagcaataaaagccagaggtggtgcaacaaaatactagtgatgtgttggagcgttcttttgtttttcatgattccataattttttcctcagaattgagtgagtccatatttttttcccctctgcttggtctaaaaagtaaccattactgactgccacaatttttttcctgatttcttatagtgtttattaaagccagaaagttgccatttgaaatgactttagttttgtgtcatgtctgtgatctgctttttttctacaaaattaaacaactgaatgaacatcctccgaggccggtgattccataatttttgcctgtgCTCTTTTCATTCAGAAGTATTTCTTTACACATGCTCAAGACCATATAAtcttttgaaaaataaatattcAATTCAAACACTTCAGGGGAAACATGACTGAAAGACATCTGCTGCAGTCGACTCTCCTGCTGAGACAGCGGAGCGGATCTCTGCCGCGCTGATAGGTATCGACTGTGAGTCTCAGTGAGACGTTGGTAACTGCCGTCACAACTTGAAGGCTCGACAACTGCGGCTCAGATTAAAAGGATGTGGTGTGGAGAAAAGGAGGGGAGGGAGCGGGCAATCGCCGATATCAAAACAAGTCCTCGGCAGGTTCCAATAATGGATCCAGCACGCCCTGATCTGGCAGTGCTGCCTGTTGGTTTACTGTAAGCAGGTTAATTCTGTTCTCATCAGTCTGTGGTAACGTGACAGTGCAGAAGTGCAAGAAGCAGTCTTACATTTCTCATTATTGCTTCCTTTGCTCTCTCGTTGTCTGTGTCTCTCTATTAGAGGATGAGGCGGTATAATATCCAGCATCCAAATGTGACCCagtggcttgtccagctcaactCTGACCATTTCTGAATGGTATGATGGGTCACATCATCCTGTAGGGGGCAGTACATACTAGGTAAGGTGACTAACCTGTGCTCATAAAGCATATATCTCCAGTAATTAGCTTTCATCCGTACCTTAATTTGAACCACTAACATCATAATATGGATGTCAGGAAGAGAATTTGAGTAAATGCCGCATAAATAAAATAGCCTATTATATTCCAGATGAGTTCTGACCCACCTCGTCCTCCTCCATGTCGTCCACACTGGAGCTGAAGACGGAGCCGAGGTATGTCAGGTGGAGGACAGCCAAAGCACTGAACGCTATGTTAATCGTATACACCCACAATTCCTGCAGAGGTGAAGACAATTTGTTAATCAGCTTTCTCATCTCTTACATAAGATATCGCCATCCATAATGTTAATCattgtatagttttttttttttttgtccataggCAGAAAAACCTGTTTTCTGCTGCAGAATCCATGCAAGAAATATCTTCCACTTTCTTGTGCCAAGAAATGGAAGatgtgcattatgggagttcagcACCATAAGCATaatgtgtagtgtgtttgatgacttCCGTTGCCTCTGTGTTGTTGTTTGTATAACTAATAGCACCTCCTTGTGGCAGAGTGCAGACAAGACAAAAGCTCTAGTTTGGTCTTTATTCTTCCACGCAGTTCACCACACGATTACTATTTAACAGGCTTTGCTACGCAGTTAAATCAATAAAGTaaagtcccttcgactgctcccttgttttgcactcggggtcgccacagcaaacccgaggaggatctgcatgttgatttggcccaagttttatgccagatgcccttcctgataacgccacattacatggagaaatgtggcgggagAAGTTTGAATCGGGAACCTTACGCACCtaagccaagtgcactaaccactcggACGCAGTTAaatcaatagtaagtcccttcggctgctcccttgtttgcactcgtggtcgccacagcaaatccaaggtggatctgcatgttgaattggcacaggttttacgccggatgcactTCCgggcttatatttattttatattaaaaggtaaatattattaGCTGGTTTTAGTATAAGAACAGTGaaagttgacttttttttttcccttacgattttttttttttctccttaagATTACCTTTTTGTTCTTGTGACTGCATTGTGGCTGACATTTTCTTGACAGTATACAGGCATTACAAATGTCTGCAAGCCTTTTCCGCAACACTGatagacaaaaaaacacaaccaaaGCATTAAGGCAAAAGAACAATCCCTTCAAATGTGGAAGAGGTAAATGACAAGCTCcacagtcaacacacacacacacacacacacacacacacacacacacacacacacactgcaattaACCAAAACTGCAAAGCTAAGCACCTTCTACAAATGGAAAGGCTGACAATAGGAAAAGAGACAACATTAAGCAGACTCTTACCGTGTTCAATGTACGTGATGAATCCGAGCGACATTAGCACTGCACCCAGGTGAAAACTTAAACCCTGGCAACAGGAAGCGTGTCGATCAAAACAATCCACAACGACACAAAGCAGACGGCATAACTGCTGTATGAACGGCGTCTACGTAGTACTCACGTGCAGTAGGGTACTGGCTGTATATGTCACCATGATTGCAGAAAACGTTCCAAATTTGAGAGAGCTCTTGAAAACATCTGTGAAATGAGAGCGTTTGATTAATTGAGGCATTATTATGCCACTCATCGAGGCAGTGAGTGCTGACACTTTTTGCTCACAGGTGCTCAGAAAGCGAGACATCGGCAGATTCCATGATGTGACCACCTCCACCATAGATCTCGGAAATTCTATATTCAGTGGTTTTACGGCCGTCATGTCCCTGCAAAATGAAGGCAGACAGTAAGGCAGCTGTTAAGCTTTGTGAATAAAAAGAAATGTTAATGATGTGAGGTACAATTCTGACCATTTGAGGTTTTCTTTCTCCTCGGTGAAACCGGCTCCAGCTAGAGTGGCAGTCGTCTCACTCAAATAACACACAAAATAATTGCTGAAGTGGAAAGACATTGTGTTCTCGTAAGCCAGCAACCACCTAAAACAAAATGattcaggaagaaaaaaaaaacctgcatttcattttttttggtAAAATACAACTTAATTTTTATTACACAACATTTTGAGACATACTTTGCTGCCGTGTCTCTGAGACGCAAAGGATAAAGAGAAAAGATGGAGCTGTTAATACAGCAATACTTCACAGAAATGATTTATGACTTGCCATGTGATGATCTATGTTTCACAGTTTTCAAGGTGGTTGCGGTGAATGCGGGCGTGACATGTGTGTCCCAGTGCACGTGTGTGCACAGAGAGGGGCAGTGATGTGGACTCACAGGTGCAGGATGCAACAGAAAATAAGCATGCTGTAAGTACACGTGGACAGCACACAGTGTTCTTATCGACTGAAAGAGGAAGACAATTCAATACCTGATCTTCCTCCGCTTTTTGCTGTCAACAAAGCattggaaagaaagaaagaaaaccatAGGGAAGGCATGAGGATTTATAACTGTCATTCTGAGTTGCGTCTATGTCCGTGTTATGCTCACCTTCGCAGTAGCTTGTCTCCATAGATGGGTACAAAATAGGGGAATAGGTACGGTGCAACACAGTTGGAAATAACAAGGCAGATCTGACTCTTCACCCAGCTAACGGACACTTTCAAAAGCCATGAAAAGCTCTGAGGAAGAACAACTAAATGTTCACAGGTTTATAACTCCAGTCGTATTTAAAACACTTTTAACATTCAAGCCTCTGTGTGCTACTCTGATGATGAAGCTTTGACCTTTCAGAAAAATTAGTTTTAGGAGGAATGAATGTAGTCAACAGGGTAGCTGATCCAAAAATCCAGTAAAACAAAGTGAATTTAAACTCTGGTGCAGCCTGTTCCTCGGTTcaattgaagagttcagatgcaaaacccagtatctccaaaaccataaatgtttagttgaggccaacatgtacttggctgtcaaggggaccatcagtgtgcaaaatatgaaagaatttgaacaaactgttttcatgttactgatgaaagtctgtgcatttccgaacaaggtttcctttaaatctccatttccaactgcttttttgtccatttgaggaaaaaaaataaaaaataaaaaataaaaaggacttactgggttttgcatccgaACTCTTCAATTTGACTGAAAATCTAAACCGAACCAACTGATTAAATAACGCACATCATGAAGTTTGTGCTGCAACAAAGACAAACAGAACAAACCACAAATTGTCGTGGAGAGCACGCATGTATCAATAAACTGCAGGTAggggcttttttttttggcttgtttgTTTATATCAGAACACAATGCTGCACAGGTTGCAAAGAGccacaataaacaataaataaataataagagaACAATTCCAAGTCCAGACtgtagaacacacacacacacacacacacatcttcaactgcttagtccaattaagggttgcgggggactGTAGAACAGTatcatgtaaaaaaataaataaataaaatgctggAAAAATCCATTGAGGCTAGCAATAGCTCTGTCTTCTGCACAATATCGGAATTGACACACTTCCCAAATGGAACCAATTCTGACATTGCAAAGGAACATTTGTATCTTCTCACACTCCCAAAGCTGCCACTTTGACAGAAATGCCAGAACATTACCACAGAATTTCCAGTTAATAAGGAGACAGTGTGTTCCATACCATTTCATTAAAAAACTGAGATGGTCTAAATTTTTTTTTGGGTTGTTCATGTAACACACGGTCACCGGCAGTTGTTTCCAGGCACTGAAGATTCAAACTCACCAGCTTACGTCCTTGCAAAGTTTCTCTGTAGCTGCTGAAGCTGATCCAGGGACCGAAGATGACTGTGCCCACAAAGTAAATATAGCCCATAAACTCAATGGGAGAGGGTACACTGGTCACAACTCCTCTGTCCAAATCAAAGGCCAGGGAGATGGCTTTCATGGCAACCACCATCTGTGAACCTGGACAGCAGCAGCAATTTCACACCAGCCGCTAACGATGCTGAATATATATCAAAAGCAATAACAGCCACGCTTTTACCCAGTAAAGTTACACAGCTGCAGAGAACATTCCCAAACCAGTTACCTCTCATCTTGTGCCAGTTGGTGGTGTCCATCATGTGCAGCtctctaattaaaaaaaaaaaagaagaaaaatcttgTTTCTCTGTAGTTCTGGACTTAAAAGTGAGCTGTGGGGAGTTACAGAGGACTGTCTTACCCCAAAAGCAGGTAAATGAGCACAGTTATGGAAAGGAAGGTGCCTCGCATGGTAGAGTGACGgcagaggaagaggaagaggTAGCAGAGAAGGCTGAGGAGCACCACCCAGATCATATGGAGCTCAAAAAACAGGTAGAGAGTGTAGAAACCTCCTGCCACTGTGCACAAGTGTTTCACAAAAGAGGGGAGTCCTGCCACACCAGAGTGCAG includes:
- the LOC117512763 gene encoding protein-serine O-palmitoleoyltransferase porcupine-like isoform X1, with the translated sequence MGAFSRQKFFQELAHGCLLPTAQQGLEQVWQLLVICLLCRLLWMLGLPSFVKHLCTVAGGFYTLYLFFELHMIWVVLLSLLCYLFLFLCRHSTMRGTFLSITVLIYLLLGELHMMDTTNWHKMRGSQMVVAMKAISLAFDLDRGVVTSVPSPIEFMGYIYFVGTVIFGPWISFSSYRETLQGRKLSFSWLLKVSVSWVKSQICLVISNCVAPYLFPYFVPIYGDKLLRSKKRRKIRDTAAKWLLAYENTMSFHFSNYFVCYLSETTATLAGAGFTEEKENLKWDMTAVKPLNIEFPRSMVEVVTSWNLPMSRFLSTYVFKSSLKFGTFSAIMVTYTASTLLHGLSFHLGAVLMSLGFITYIEHVLRKRLADICNACILSRKCQPQCSHKNKKELWVYTINIAFSALAVLHLTYLGSVFSSSVDDMEEDEDDVTHHTIQKWSELSWTSHWVTFGCWILYRLIL
- the LOC117512763 gene encoding protein-serine O-palmitoleoyltransferase porcupine-like isoform X4, which codes for MGAFSRQKFFQELAHGCLLPTAQQGLEQVWQLLVICLLCRLLWMLGLPSFVKHLCTVAGGFYTLYLFFELHMIWVVLLSLLCYLFLFLCRHSTMRGTFLSITVLIYLLLGELHMMDTTNWHKMRGSQMVVAMKAISLAFDLDRGVVTSVPSPIEFMGYIYFVGTVIFGPWISFSSYRETLQGRKLSFSWLLKVSVSWVKSQICLVISNCVAPYLFPYFVPIYGDKLLRRKRRKIRWLLAYENTMSFHFSNYFVCYLSETTATLAGAGFTEEKENLKWDMTAVKPLNIEFPRSMVEVVTSWNLPMSRFLSTYVFKSSLKFGTFSAIMVTYTASTLLHGLSFHLGAVLMSLGFITYIEHVLRKRLADICNACILSRKCQPQCSHKNKKELWVYTINIAFSALAVLHLTYLGSVFSSSVDDMEEDEDDVTHHTIQKWSELSWTSHWVTFGCWILYRLIL
- the LOC117512763 gene encoding protein-serine O-palmitoleoyltransferase porcupine-like isoform X2, with translation MGAFSRQKFFQELAHGCLLPTAQQGLEQVWQLLVICLLCRLLWMLGLPSFVKHLCTVAGGFYTLYLFFELHMIWVVLLSLLCYLFLFLCRHSTMRGTFLSITVLIYLLLGELHMMDTTNWHKMRGSQMVVAMKAISLAFDLDRGVVTSVPSPIEFMGYIYFVGTVIFGPWISFSSYRETLQGRKLSFSWLLKVSVSWVKSQICLVISNCVAPYLFPYFVPIYGDKLLRRKRRKIRDTAAKWLLAYENTMSFHFSNYFVCYLSETTATLAGAGFTEEKENLKWDMTAVKPLNIEFPRSMVEVVTSWNLPMSRFLSTYVFKSSLKFGTFSAIMVTYTASTLLHGLSFHLGAVLMSLGFITYIEHVLRKRLADICNACILSRKCQPQCSHKNKKELWVYTINIAFSALAVLHLTYLGSVFSSSVDDMEEDEDDVTHHTIQKWSELSWTSHWVTFGCWILYRLIL
- the LOC117512763 gene encoding protein-serine O-palmitoleoyltransferase porcupine-like isoform X3, giving the protein MGAFSRQKFFQELAHGCLLPTAQQGLEQVWQLLVICLLCRLLWMLGLPSFVKHLCTVAGGFYTLYLFFELHMIWVVLLSLLCYLFLFLCRHSTMRGTFLSITVLIYLLLGELHMMDTTNWHKMRGSQMVVAMKAISLAFDLDRGVVTSVPSPIEFMGYIYFVGTVIFGPWISFSSYRETLQGRKLSFSWLLKVSVSWVKSQICLVISNCVAPYLFPYFVPIYGDKLLRSKKRRKIRWLLAYENTMSFHFSNYFVCYLSETTATLAGAGFTEEKENLKWDMTAVKPLNIEFPRSMVEVVTSWNLPMSRFLSTYVFKSSLKFGTFSAIMVTYTASTLLHGLSFHLGAVLMSLGFITYIEHVLRKRLADICNACILSRKCQPQCSHKNKKELWVYTINIAFSALAVLHLTYLGSVFSSSVDDMEEDEDDVTHHTIQKWSELSWTSHWVTFGCWILYRLIL